The DNA sequence CAAAGCAGGAGATTATAATCAGGAATCATTAACTTCCGCTTCTGATGTTAAATCTTATGGCGGAGAAGTGAAATTGATTCCTGTAACAGAAGATATTTCAACAACTTCAATAATTAAAAGAATAACCAGGCTGAATCAAAGCGATAAGTCGGAATGGGTTGAATATGACAATGCAGTGCATAGAGAAATACGGCCTGCCAAGAAATCGCCTGCACTTTTCTTAGACCGCGACGGTACAATTAATGAAGAGGTTTTGTATCTGCACAATCCTGATGATTGGAAACCTGTTCCAGGGGCTGTTGAAGGGATAAAGAAATTTCAAAATATGGGATACAGGATTATAATTGTTACTAATCAGCCAGGGATAGGCCTGGGGTATTTCCCTGAATCTGATTTTTATGCTGTTAACAGGAGAATGCTTAAGAATTTTTCAAAAGCAGGTGTTTTAATTGATAAGATATATTTCTGCCCTCACAGTAAATCTCAAAAATGCGGATGCAGGAAACCGGAGCTGGGCTTGCTTAAAAGAGCAGAAGAAGACCTTAATATAGATTTGTTGAAAAGTGTAATAATTGGTGATAAAACTTCAGATATAGAAACAGGCAGAAGAGCAGGGATAACAACATTTCTTGTTGAAACCGGTTTTGCAGGGAAAGACAAAGAGTATGATGCTGTTCCTGATTATACAATTGAGACAATAAAAGAAGCTGCTGATATTATGCTTAATAGGGAACGGGTGTAATATTCAGGCATAAACTATTGGAAATAGAAAATTAATTCAGCTTTTCAGTAAAAAGGGTAAAATAAGCCTTGACATTATAGCAAAAAATCTTTACTATATTGTCCCTGTTAGGGTAGTTCTTTTAAAGATGTGAAAAACGGAAAATAAATAGAAAATCGACATTTTTGGCTTGACATTTTAATTTTTTCGCTTTACCTTAAAGAACGTATTAAGATAGATAAAATTTATAAATATTTACTAAGTTCTTTGTCAATTTCGCGTGCACGGCCTTCGTTTATGAGTTATGTTTTGTAACGAAGAAAAGAAATAAAATAATATATTACAACGGAGAGTTTGATCCTGGCTCAGGACGAACGCTGGCGGCGTGCTTAACACATGCAAGTCGAGGAGAACGGGATTCTTCGGATTCCCTAGTAAACTGGCGAATGGGTGAGTAACGCGTAGGCAATCTGCCTTACAGAGAGGGATAACATCGGGAAACTGGTGCTAATACCTCATATAATTTTTTTATTGCATGGTAGAAAAATGAAAAGGGCTACTTTTAGTAGTGCCGCTGTAAGATGAGCCTGCGTCCTTTTAGCTTGTTGGTAGGGTAACGGCCTACCAAGGCGACGATGGGTAGCTGGTCTGAGAGGATGATCAGCCACACTGGCACTGAGACACGGGCCAGACTCCTACGGGAGGCAGCAGTGAGGAATATTGGGCAATGGGCGCAAGCCTGACCCAGCAACGCCGCGTGAGTGATGAAGCACCGAGGTGTGTAAAGCTCTGTTAGGAGGGAAGAAACTCCCGATTTGTCGGGATTGACGGTACCTCCAGAGGAAGCTCCGGCTAACTCCGTGCCAGCAGCCGCGGTAATACGGGGGGAGCAAGC is a window from the bacterium genome containing:
- a CDS encoding HAD-IIIA family hydrolase, whose protein sequence is MIKDKIKSRDELSILCKHIKKSGKTIGFTSGAFDLVHAGHADYLEKAAAICDILIVGVNSDLSVKRYKGEDRPLISEKHRIKVVAAFEFVNYVFLFDERRNKKNIELLKPDFYIKAGDYNQESLTSASDVKSYGGEVKLIPVTEDISTTSIIKRITRLNQSDKSEWVEYDNAVHREIRPAKKSPALFLDRDGTINEEVLYLHNPDDWKPVPGAVEGIKKFQNMGYRIIIVTNQPGIGLGYFPESDFYAVNRRMLKNFSKAGVLIDKIYFCPHSKSQKCGCRKPELGLLKRAEEDLNIDLLKSVIIGDKTSDIETGRRAGITTFLVETGFAGKDKEYDAVPDYTIETIKEAADIMLNRERV